One Novipirellula galeiformis genomic window, CCTCGATACCGGCCGGCACAAAAGCTAGCCCCCATCAACAGGAACAACGGATTCAAAAAACGAACATTGCTGGACATGGGATTGTCGGTGCACGCCATGATATTGAACGCGATCAGAGCGAGATAAACCGTCGTCAGTGCGATCTTATTCGCTGGAAACGCATCTCGCATCCGTTTCCGCAAGAGTACCATTTGGTAAACCATTGCCCCAATGTAGACCGCCAATCCGAGCAACCCCAATTCGTAGAACGTACCAATGAATTCGTTGTGGACGCTGCGCATGCGATCCCAAATGGTCGGCACATAATGAAAGACACTTGAGATTCCATGTCCCAGTAGAGGCGTGTCCATGCCCTTTTCAATCACCAACGGCCAGGCCTCCAATCGCCCCATACTATGTTGGCCCGATGCAAACAGATCCGAGATCGTACCGGAGCCCGCTTCAGGAAAAAGACGCTTCTGCATCGCAGGGAGATGAAAGACGACCAACCCCATCAACATCACCCCGACCGCCGCGACCAACTTCCAAAGCAGGCCACGAAACAACGGATGAAACATCGGGAGCACGAGAATGCACAACGTGACGCCGCGACTGCCCTCAATTCCCGAAACCAGCAAGCAGATCGTCCAAGCGATCACGGTAATGACGATCCGTGAGGGAAAGAACGCCAATGCCAACGCCGCTATCGGCAGCAAACTCATCGAATGGGGACGTGGATCAAGCGCCGGTCCCGAGGGAAAGGTTTCAACTTCGACCAACCCTAGTTTCCATGCCGCAACACATCCCAAGGAAGGAATCAAAGCAAACAGAATGGCATAGAAAAAAAGCGTAAGTTGCCGATGGGTACGGACGAACATCGCGCCGGCAAGTCCAAACACATAGGGCGTCGACATTTCGTAAGCGTGCTTAAATGCTTCACCATCTCGGACTTCGCCCCACAGGAGTGAACCCCAAATCATCCCTAACCACGCCAGCCAAACACGATGCCCCGGCCACGCGCGCAAACGTGAGGGATCCAATCCCGCTTTGACCACCATCACAAACACCAATAACAACGGTGTTAACAACGTGACAAATGCGAGGTAATTAACGCCCCCAATATAAATATTCTTAAAACTCGAAATCGCAGCCAAACTGGGCAGCAACAACACAAACAAAAAGCCAATCTCGGGTTTGGCTCCTGCGGTAAACAGAGACCCCACGAGATCCGAGAACAATCGCGCGGCGGAATCCTCGCTCGTCCATCCCCTCGACTCGCTTTGCCGATGGTCTTTCTGCGGTTCGAAACGGAGGCCCACGCCCCCATCGCCACTCATGATACCACAGGCGAAATTTCGCCTACTCCCGTCACGTCTTGCTCTACGTCTTGCTCTACGCTGGAGATTTCGCTGGAGCCCAATAACGCTTGTAACTCCGGCGAACTTCTCTCCGGCAATTGCGCCAGCGCCGTTAAAAGACAAGGGATTCGAATCGCCAACCCCGCGACCATTCCCACCACCAATGCAATCGCCACCCCCAACGGTCCCAGCCGCGGAATGACCAAGAATGCCAATCCCGCCGTCACGGCACAGCGCACACAATCGGCCCAGAAGTTTCGATTCGAAAGCGCAACTGCGAGTAACCCGTTGCCCACAACAATATCAATCGTCTGCACCCAACATCCCAACGCTAAACACTGCATGACCCGGCTGACATCGTCATACTCCGAACCATAAACCAATTGCACCAGCCATTGGCCACCGATCCCTAATACCAACGCCATCAAGGTGACGACCGACAACGCATAAACCAGAAACGTCTGCACCGTTTTGCGAAGCGCCACCGACCCTCCCTGGGCGTACGAAACCGACATTTGCGGAGCCATGTATTTCCCCAGCCCACGCAAAAAGGTTTGGGCAAGACCGATCAGCGTTAAACAAGCCGCCAGCAACCCGGTCGCTTGCGTCCCATGCGTGATCGCCAACAACCACGGTAACACCGTCGGTGCACTACTGCCGACCAAATAAGAGCCCAACGTCCAACGCCCAATCTTCCAATTATGGCGAAAATCGCTGGCGATCAAATTCAAAGTCACCTTCACATTTCGGATCAACCGCGGAAGCCAAAATGCACCCACCAATGCCGACGCACCCCCGATCGCGATTAACGTATGCCCGACCGTCAATGATTCGTTCCACCACCACAACAACAGTGCGACGAGTTGGACTGCCGCAACGGCACCGTCAAGCAGCACCGCTTCGGCTTGCCGCAATTGGTTGTGCAGCAAGCTATGAATGAATTCGCGAAGCATCATCCCCGGTAACAAGATCGTTAACAACAACATGCTGCTGGCCAGAGGACCGTTGGCCGAGTCGGTGAGCCCCATCCCGACCGCAGTGACGGCGATAAGCCCGATCGCCAGCAAGGTCAATAACGCTGCATGAGCCAAAACGCTGCCCGTGTACCCCTTGCTCCGCTGGCCGTTAAAGTGCGGTGCCCGAACGAGATAGGGAGTGTGGACCAATTGATCCGTAATGCATTGAAGCACCGTATACATGCTGAGCGTGATGAACAGGATGCCCAGATTCTCTTTACCGAGATAGCGTCCGACGATCAACGAGGTAACAAAGTTGGTGCCACTGACGATCCCTTGATCCAACAGCGCTAAACCACCACGGTTGGAAGCCACGCGACGTGTTGCCACCATGATCGCGTTTCTGCGCGTCCTGGATACTCGCACGGTCTCCGCACAGGCCGCCGGCTCAGCCAAATGTTGAGTCATGACTTGCCCCTTACGGATTGGACACGTCGCCAAACGGACCGAATTCGCTTGGACCATCCATCCAATTTGCCCGCGATGCTCGCCCCGGTATCTCCGCATGCAACATCAAATCGAGGCATGAAGTACAAGTCGTCATCTTTGGTCACCACGTCATTGTCAATTCGAAACGCACTGCTGCACCCAGCCGCCCGCGCGATCTCGCCCATCTGTTTCGTCGCAAAACCAATCTTGCTAACTCCAAACGGATAAGCATAGGGAGGCGATTCAACCCCGAACTCACGCCGAAGTATCGCATTGCATTGACGTATTTCCTGGTCGAGGTCTTCGACGTTGTTACGAAAATCAGCATGGGTGTGCGTATGACAACCGAGCTCGATCAGCGACGAATCTTGAAATTGACGACACTGCTGCAGCGTCATCGGTTTCCATATTTCCTCAGGTACCGATGCGTCGGGCTGATCAATCCAATTATCAAACGGAAAGGGAACTTCGCTGTCGAGATAGGCGGTGGCCAAAAACAACGTCGCCGGGACACGCAGTTCCTCGAGAATCGGCAACGCATACGTCAAATTATTGAGATAGCCATCATCGAACGTGACCGCAAAGACCTTCTCATCCACCGTTTCTCCCGCCGACTTTGCAGCAACAAGTCGATCCAACGGCCATGCTTTGTAACCGTGCTTGAGCAACCAATCGAGTTGTTTGCCAAATTGATGGGGAGGAACGTTGTAAGTCGGCGGAAAGCGATGTCGGGGCAACGGACAAACACGATGGTACATCAAAACCCCGAACGACCCCCGAGCTGCCGTGCGTCCAAACGAACGGAGCGGGACCGTCATCCAACTCACCCCATTGTGTCTCCAACGGTCCCAGCGAGCTTGGCGTTTCGAAATCAACTTCGTGAAGCGGGGCAACGTCAAACGAGACGACTCGGAACCCGCATTCTCCACTGTATCATGCATTACCGTTCCGCAGATTCGAACTGACCCGGCTCGCGTTCACGTATCAATCCATGCCCGGAATGCCGTGCGATACGACTTCGCAACGACGCAACCTCCGCTGCCGAAGAACGGTTGGATGTCGACGGGCTATCCATTGTCGACGGGCTATCTAATGTTGACGATGACTCGGAAACCTGGGTGACAACATGCTGAGACATTTCACCCTCGTCTTTTAGATACTCAATCGCAAACGGCAATACCGCCGCTCCAAAACATGCAATCAAGAAACCTAACACCAACGTAATCGGTTTATTGGGAGACACCGGACGCTGAAGCA contains:
- a CDS encoding O-antigen ligase family protein; this translates as MSGDGGVGLRFEPQKDHRQSESRGWTSEDSAARLFSDLVGSLFTAGAKPEIGFLFVLLLPSLAAISSFKNIYIGGVNYLAFVTLLTPLLLVFVMVVKAGLDPSRLRAWPGHRVWLAWLGMIWGSLLWGEVRDGEAFKHAYEMSTPYVFGLAGAMFVRTHRQLTLFFYAILFALIPSLGCVAAWKLGLVEVETFPSGPALDPRPHSMSLLPIAALALAFFPSRIVITVIAWTICLLVSGIEGSRGVTLCILVLPMFHPLFRGLLWKLVAAVGVMLMGLVVFHLPAMQKRLFPEAGSGTISDLFASGQHSMGRLEAWPLVIEKGMDTPLLGHGISSVFHYVPTIWDRMRSVHNEFIGTFYELGLLGLAVYIGAMVYQMVLLRKRMRDAFPANKIALTTVYLALIAFNIMACTDNPMSSNVRFLNPLFLLMGASFCAGRYRGGATSEFDGDRLGGTVEHSVDKTVSRGEKN
- a CDS encoding lipopolysaccharide biosynthesis protein — translated: MTQHLAEPAACAETVRVSRTRRNAIMVATRRVASNRGGLALLDQGIVSGTNFVTSLIVGRYLGKENLGILFITLSMYTVLQCITDQLVHTPYLVRAPHFNGQRSKGYTGSVLAHAALLTLLAIGLIAVTAVGMGLTDSANGPLASSMLLLTILLPGMMLREFIHSLLHNQLRQAEAVLLDGAVAAVQLVALLLWWWNESLTVGHTLIAIGGASALVGAFWLPRLIRNVKVTLNLIASDFRHNWKIGRWTLGSYLVGSSAPTVLPWLLAITHGTQATGLLAACLTLIGLAQTFLRGLGKYMAPQMSVSYAQGGSVALRKTVQTFLVYALSVVTLMALVLGIGGQWLVQLVYGSEYDDVSRVMQCLALGCWVQTIDIVVGNGLLAVALSNRNFWADCVRCAVTAGLAFLVIPRLGPLGVAIALVVGMVAGLAIRIPCLLTALAQLPERSSPELQALLGSSEISSVEQDVEQDVTGVGEISPVVS
- a CDS encoding polysaccharide deacetylase family protein, with translation MHDTVENAGSESSRLTLPRFTKLISKRQARWDRWRHNGVSWMTVPLRSFGRTAARGSFGVLMYHRVCPLPRHRFPPTYNVPPHQFGKQLDWLLKHGYKAWPLDRLVAAKSAGETVDEKVFAVTFDDGYLNNLTYALPILEELRVPATLFLATAYLDSEVPFPFDNWIDQPDASVPEEIWKPMTLQQCRQFQDSSLIELGCHTHTHADFRNNVEDLDQEIRQCNAILRREFGVESPPYAYPFGVSKIGFATKQMGEIARAAGCSSAFRIDNDVVTKDDDLYFMPRFDVACGDTGASIAGKLDGWSKRIRSVWRRVQSVRGKS